In Trifolium pratense cultivar HEN17-A07 linkage group LG7, ARS_RC_1.1, whole genome shotgun sequence, a genomic segment contains:
- the LOC123898911 gene encoding kunitz type trypsin inhibitor 106-like encodes MSMRLSIGSLSILVHVCLFMTTTSIAQFVLDTNREPIEGDEEYFIRPVITNNGVGRFTLVNRNGSCPLHLGLENTHFPQHSLSVKFIPFAPHHDDDNVRLNRDLRVIFQASSSCVKSSTEWRLDEKDIRSGRRLITTGRDDGTIGSYGNFFRIVETQIAGRYNIQWCPTEVCPNCRFECGTVGFLLENEKFLLALDGSALPVVFEKE; translated from the coding sequence ATGTCAATGAGATTGTCTATCGGATCTCTCAGTATTCTTGTTCATGTGTGTCTCTTTATGACCACAACATCAATAGCTCAATTTGTCCTCGACACAAACCGCGAACCCATTGAAGGCGACGAAGAATACTTCATCAGGCCTGTTATCACAAACAATGGAGTAGGACGTTTCACTTTAGTCAACAGAAATGGATCATGCCCTTTACACCTTGGTCTTGAGAACACTCACTTTCCACAACATAGTTTGTCTGTGAAATTCATTCCTTTTGCTCCCCATCATGACGATGACAATGTGCGGCTTAACAGAGACTTGAGAGTGATATTCCAAGCTTCTTCAAGTTGTGTGAAGTCATCAACTGAATGGAGGTTGGATGAGAAAGACATAAGGAGTGGAAGAAGGTTGATTACCACTGGGAGAGATGATGGTACAATTGGATCATATGGTAACTTTTTTAGGATTGTAGAGACACAAATTGCAGGTAGGTATAATATTCAGTGGTGTCCTACAGAGGTATGCCCCAATTGTAGATTTGAATGTGGCACAGTTGGTTTTCTTCTTGAGAATGAAAAGTTTTTGTTGGCCCTGGATGGTAGTGCCCTCCCAGTTGTGTTTGAGAaagaataa